In Brevinematia bacterium, the following proteins share a genomic window:
- a CDS encoding 50S ribosomal protein L25 — protein METSIKATVRDKLGKESTRKLREKGLLPCVIYGKGLKENIHVVVDYLEFEKLLHKVGKNRLFEVELDTGKKLKAFVKEVQIHPLKRTISHVDLQYVTGDEEVVVSVPIEFVGTAKGVKVGGTFRKGLWSLKVKVKAKEIPQSIKIDISDMDVGDTLVVYKIKDKIPYRIMDHENTFIAGVYK, from the coding sequence ATGGAAACTTCCATAAAGGCTACTGTAAGAGATAAACTAGGTAAAGAATCAACAAGGAAGTTGAGAGAAAAAGGGCTTCTACCATGTGTAATTTATGGAAAAGGTCTGAAAGAAAATATACACGTGGTGGTGGACTATCTGGAGTTTGAAAAGCTTTTGCACAAAGTTGGTAAAAACAGACTTTTTGAGGTAGAGCTGGATACTGGAAAAAAATTGAAAGCATTCGTAAAGGAAGTGCAGATACATCCCTTGAAAAGAACAATATCCCATGTTGATCTACAATATGTCACTGGAGATGAAGAAGTGGTTGTAAGTGTGCCGATAGAATTTGTAGGAACAGCAAAAGGTGTAAAAGTTGGTGGCACATTCAGAAAGGGTTTGTGGTCACTCAAGGTGAAAGTAAAGGCTAAAGAAATCCCTCAAAGCATAAAGATAGATATCTCGGATATGGATGTCGGTGATACTCTGGTGGTTTACAAAATAAAGGATAAAATACCTTACAGAATAATGGATCACGAAAATACCTTCATAGCAGG